From the genome of Methanobacterium petrolearium, one region includes:
- a CDS encoding exodeoxyribonuclease VII large subunit, which yields MEDEKIFRLALFTTIFGLVGMMLSAGYITPQKVEIKDINRGMLDKEVSVEGLVTDVSKSRNGETYFLELMDGTGKIKLVIFDSAASEIQKTSVNIENFSKKRIRAVGTVTEYKGSLEVILKDASSLKVLV from the coding sequence ATGGAAGATGAGAAGATATTTAGATTGGCTTTATTTACTACTATTTTTGGTTTAGTGGGGATGATGTTATCTGCAGGTTATATTACTCCTCAAAAAGTTGAAATTAAGGATATAAATCGCGGCATGCTTGATAAAGAGGTTTCAGTTGAGGGGTTAGTGACAGATGTAAGCAAATCCCGGAATGGTGAAACATATTTTTTGGAGTTGATGGATGGAACTGGGAAAATTAAGCTGGTAATCTTCGATAGTGCAGCGTCTGAAATACAAAAAACTAGTGTTAACATTGAAAACTTTTCTAAAAAGCGTATAAGGGCTGTTGGCACAGTTACAGAATACAAGGGTAGTCTGGAGGTGATACTGAAAGATGCCAGTTCCCTGAAAGTACTTGTGTAA